One genomic region from Terriglobus aquaticus encodes:
- a CDS encoding tyrosine-type recombinase/integrase — MPLTDATIRQLKPAEKPRKVSDGKGLYVEVMPTGGKLWRLKYRIHGKEKRISLGTFPETGLKVARESRDEARALIAKGIDPSAHRKATKRTAKERAANDFEAIAREWFAMTGAVWADTHRDRVLRRLERDVFPALGPRPISEITPPEILQVLRRIEKRTVETAHRAMRSCGQIFRYGIATGRCTTDPTRDLRGALSTDKGGSHFAATTEPKRLGQILTMLDAYPGTPVVRAALQLAPLVFVRPGELRKAEWSQFDLDEATWQFTSSKTKQPHIVPLATQAVAILRELHKHTGGGRLVFPGARSSGRPMSDNALLVAMRSMEIGQDELTTHGFRAVARTILDETLGFRPDVIEHQLAHKVKDPLGRAYNRTQHLPERRRMMQEWADYLNTLRGKAGTSAR; from the coding sequence ATGCCCCTAACAGATGCCACGATTCGACAGTTGAAGCCCGCGGAGAAGCCTCGCAAGGTCTCAGACGGCAAGGGCCTCTACGTCGAGGTCATGCCAACCGGGGGCAAGCTGTGGCGCCTCAAGTACCGCATCCACGGCAAGGAAAAGCGAATCAGCCTGGGCACGTTCCCGGAAACGGGCTTGAAGGTCGCGCGCGAAAGCCGCGACGAGGCACGTGCCCTCATTGCTAAGGGCATCGACCCCAGCGCCCATCGGAAGGCCACGAAGCGTACCGCCAAGGAACGAGCGGCGAACGACTTTGAAGCGATCGCACGGGAGTGGTTCGCTATGACCGGCGCCGTGTGGGCCGACACTCACCGAGATCGCGTCCTGCGCCGGCTGGAGCGGGACGTCTTCCCTGCCCTTGGCCCACGTCCCATTTCCGAAATTACACCGCCAGAAATCCTTCAGGTGCTCCGGCGCATTGAGAAACGCACGGTTGAAACTGCGCACCGCGCCATGCGTAGCTGTGGCCAGATCTTCCGCTATGGGATCGCTACAGGCAGGTGCACCACCGACCCCACCCGCGACCTCCGCGGCGCACTCTCGACCGACAAGGGCGGCAGCCACTTTGCTGCGACGACGGAGCCGAAACGTCTCGGGCAGATTCTCACGATGCTGGACGCCTATCCCGGAACGCCTGTCGTCCGCGCTGCCCTGCAGCTTGCGCCGCTCGTGTTCGTACGTCCCGGCGAGCTACGAAAGGCGGAGTGGTCGCAATTCGACCTGGACGAGGCTACCTGGCAGTTCACCTCAAGCAAGACCAAACAGCCGCATATAGTCCCGCTGGCGACGCAAGCAGTTGCCATCTTGCGTGAGCTGCACAAGCACACCGGAGGCGGCCGCCTCGTCTTCCCTGGCGCCCGTAGCAGCGGCCGGCCGATGTCCGACAATGCCCTGTTGGTTGCGATGCGATCGATGGAGATCGGACAGGACGAGCTGACAACGCACGGCTTCCGTGCCGTCGCACGAACCATTCTCGATGAGACGCTGGGCTTCCGGCCGGATGTGATCGAGCACCAGCTCGCCCACAAGGTCAAAGACCCGCTGGGCCGCGCGTACAACCGAACGCAGCATTTGCCGGAGCGCCGCCGCATGATGCAGGAATGGGCGGATTACCTGAACACTCTGCGGGGGAAGGCTGGGACGAGTGCACGATGA
- a CDS encoding DUF4396 domain-containing protein, with translation MLNTFAIVSIVIAVICAITIAADEFRRPQKMGVMNVVWPVTALYFSVFAAWAYFRFGRAKPKSEPMPMQMGSRQGDGMSEAKQPPDPNWTQVATGTSHCGAGCMLADLVSEFGIAAAGITLFGSMLWAEYAIDFAAAWALGIVFQYFALRPMRHDLSAGGVILAAIKADTLSILCFQVGMYAWMALTYFVFFPAPHITPFQPGYWLMMQIAMIFGFLTSYPMNRWLIRHGLKEAM, from the coding sequence GTGCTGAACACCTTCGCCATTGTGTCCATTGTCATCGCCGTGATTTGCGCGATCACCATCGCAGCAGACGAGTTCCGGCGGCCGCAGAAGATGGGCGTGATGAACGTGGTCTGGCCCGTCACCGCGCTCTACTTCAGCGTCTTCGCCGCTTGGGCGTACTTCCGCTTTGGTCGCGCCAAGCCGAAGAGCGAACCCATGCCGATGCAAATGGGTAGCAGGCAAGGCGATGGCATGTCGGAGGCAAAGCAACCGCCCGATCCGAACTGGACGCAGGTCGCCACCGGCACCAGCCATTGCGGCGCCGGTTGCATGCTGGCAGATCTCGTCTCAGAGTTCGGCATCGCCGCCGCAGGGATCACGCTCTTTGGATCGATGCTGTGGGCGGAGTACGCGATCGACTTCGCGGCCGCCTGGGCGCTTGGCATCGTCTTTCAGTACTTCGCCCTGCGCCCCATGCGGCACGACCTGAGCGCAGGCGGCGTGATCCTGGCCGCCATCAAGGCCGACACGCTCTCAATCCTCTGCTTCCAGGTCGGCATGTACGCGTGGATGGCGCTGACCTACTTCGTCTTCTTCCCTGCACCGCATATCACGCCGTTCCAGCCCGGCTACTGGCTGATGATGCAGATCGCGATGATCTTCGGCTTCCTGACCAGCTATCCGATGAATCGCTGGCTGATCCGCCACGGCCTCAAAGAAGCGATGTAG
- a CDS encoding 3-keto-disaccharide hydrolase yields the protein MRLFSQAVVIAFLTASSALAPSMAQENQLTPAQQKAGWQLLFDGKDMNGWHVAATGEPVTGVLIQDGVLTLQKSAHHQGDVVTDRTFTNFELLADFNIEPGGNSGIKYFVNDQVNAAAHDHQLGFEYQILDDDKHPDAKLGHDGDRRTASLYDILPSHTAGAYRGPGVWNTARIVVRGNHGEHWLNGVKVLQYDRASQDFKAAFTQSKFTHFSGFADAPNGHILLQDHGDTVHFRNIRIRELPAQ from the coding sequence ATGAGACTTTTCTCACAAGCAGTCGTCATCGCCTTCCTCACTGCCAGCTCCGCTCTGGCACCGTCCATGGCACAGGAGAACCAACTGACTCCCGCGCAGCAGAAGGCCGGATGGCAACTGTTGTTCGACGGCAAAGACATGAACGGCTGGCATGTCGCCGCGACGGGAGAGCCGGTCACCGGCGTGCTCATCCAGGACGGCGTCCTGACGCTGCAGAAGAGCGCGCACCACCAGGGCGACGTTGTGACCGACCGCACCTTCACCAACTTCGAGCTCCTCGCGGACTTCAACATCGAGCCCGGCGGCAATAGCGGCATTAAGTACTTCGTCAACGACCAGGTGAATGCGGCGGCGCACGATCACCAGCTCGGTTTCGAATACCAGATCCTGGACGACGACAAGCACCCCGACGCGAAGCTGGGCCATGACGGCGACCGTAGGACGGCATCGCTCTATGACATTCTGCCGTCGCACACGGCGGGCGCCTACCGCGGCCCCGGCGTCTGGAACACCGCGCGCATCGTGGTTCGCGGCAATCACGGCGAACACTGGTTGAACGGCGTAAAGGTGCTGCAGTACGATCGCGCCTCGCAGGACTTCAAGGCGGCCTTCACGCAAAGCAAGTTCACCCACTTCTCTGGCTTTGCGGATGCTCCCAACGGTCACATCCTGCTGCAGGACCACGGCGATACCGTGCACTTCCGGAACATCCGCATCCGCGAGCTTCCGGCGCAGTAG
- a CDS encoding YqjF family protein, which translates to MDSSVHTAHRPWPMPQRPWRLRQRWSRLLFAHWPVPAEAVQQRLPRGLRVDTFDGWAWLGVVPFLMDQVRFRTIGEHALGVPTARAFPELNLRTYVLAPDGRAGVYFFSLDAGSLLAVTGARVAFGLPYFWARMRMQQQGSTTHYTSRRLLSRPAEFAASYRSLGTESPQDDLRRFLTGRYAFFNRYLGRVWAGEIHHLPWQLENAEAEFQHNGLPGAFGFTLPDRPPVLHYAAEVHMQAWTIRPFATSLR; encoded by the coding sequence GTGGACTCATCGGTACACACCGCGCACCGGCCCTGGCCCATGCCGCAGCGGCCGTGGCGTTTGCGCCAGCGCTGGTCGCGTCTGCTCTTCGCGCACTGGCCCGTTCCGGCCGAGGCAGTGCAACAGCGGCTGCCGCGCGGTTTGCGAGTCGACACGTTCGACGGCTGGGCCTGGCTCGGTGTCGTTCCGTTCCTCATGGATCAGGTGCGCTTCCGGACCATCGGTGAGCACGCCCTGGGCGTTCCCACGGCGCGGGCCTTTCCAGAACTCAATTTGCGCACCTACGTCCTCGCGCCCGACGGCCGCGCCGGCGTGTATTTCTTTTCGCTCGACGCGGGATCGCTGCTGGCGGTGACCGGTGCGCGCGTGGCATTTGGCCTGCCGTACTTCTGGGCACGCATGCGCATGCAGCAGCAGGGCAGCACCACGCATTACACGTCGCGTCGCCTGCTCAGCCGTCCCGCTGAGTTCGCCGCCAGCTATCGTTCGCTGGGCACCGAGAGCCCACAAGACGACCTGCGCCGCTTCCTCACCGGGCGCTACGCCTTCTTCAACCGCTACCTGGGCCGGGTCTGGGCTGGCGAGATCCACCACCTGCCATGGCAACTGGAAAACGCCGAAGCGGAGTTCCAGCACAACGGCCTCCCAGGCGCGTTCGGATTCACGCTGCCAGACCGCCCGCCGGTGCTGCACTACGCGGCGGAGGTGCACATGCAGGCGTGGACGATCCGGCCGTTCGCCACGTCCCTGCGCTAA
- a CDS encoding YdaU family protein, translating to MRSPAFRFYAGDFLSSPTVQAMDLHEIGSYTVLLLTAWMNDRHGYLPDNDEMLRRWARMSREQWSESREILLSKFPVVEDGWRANPRMVTEAEKQAAFSESQSAKGKRGGRPRKAEEKPGLSSENPQLSPGRANQMPSAGADAIGQTIRGEEKAGASESKAGASKTESPEKPSVSVTVTAFGSSSSYEEESKSADADTPARKRTTTGQQDRPDGPATAEELKETGLEPEDFSAYMAVRRKKRCAFIDTATRERWISRFRNFYAEGKDTRDMLHQMIEGQWQGVVAEKWKQRRQDLVACDDPALVWPELYGNGNGRLQ from the coding sequence ATGAGAAGTCCTGCTTTTCGCTTCTACGCTGGCGATTTCCTCAGCTCTCCGACCGTGCAGGCCATGGACCTGCACGAGATCGGGAGTTACACGGTGCTGCTGCTCACTGCCTGGATGAACGATCGTCACGGCTACCTTCCCGACAATGACGAGATGCTGCGGCGGTGGGCGCGCATGTCCAGAGAGCAATGGTCAGAAAGCCGGGAGATCCTCCTGAGCAAGTTCCCCGTAGTCGAAGACGGCTGGCGAGCCAACCCGCGCATGGTTACTGAGGCGGAGAAGCAGGCAGCTTTCAGCGAATCACAGTCGGCGAAGGGAAAGAGGGGCGGCCGCCCGAGAAAAGCCGAAGAGAAGCCGGGGCTTTCTTCAGAAAATCCACAGCTTTCCCCGGGTAGAGCCAACCAGATGCCGAGTGCTGGCGCTGACGCGATAGGCCAGACGATCAGAGGCGAAGAAAAAGCCGGGGCTTCTGAGTCGAAAGCTGGAGCTTCGAAAACAGAAAGCCCAGAAAAGCCTTCCGTTTCCGTTACCGTTACCGCCTTCGGTAGCTCTTCTTCTTACGAAGAAGAGAGTAAGAGCGCTGACGCGGACACTCCCGCTCGGAAACGGACCACGACAGGGCAACAGGACAGACCGGACGGACCTGCAACGGCAGAAGAGCTCAAGGAAACAGGACTTGAGCCGGAAGACTTCTCGGCCTACATGGCAGTGCGGCGGAAAAAGCGCTGCGCGTTCATCGACACCGCCACTCGTGAGCGTTGGATCTCCAGGTTCCGCAACTTCTACGCCGAGGGCAAAGACACGCGAGACATGCTGCACCAGATGATCGAAGGGCAATGGCAGGGCGTTGTAGCCGAGAAGTGGAAACAGCGGCGGCAGGACCTCGTCGCCTGTGACGATCCTGCCCTCGTCTGGCCTGAGTTGTACGGCAACGGGAACGGGAGGCTCCAGTGA
- a CDS encoding helix-turn-helix domain-containing protein, whose amino-acid sequence MGDLKIDEYVHSVLLRDLVGHDHRPAAFLTYLWLTLEEQRRGDSVAISYASLAEELGISRSAAQTAIAWLLQRKLLTVQREHITATPVYTTHQPWSRLRRDRSI is encoded by the coding sequence ATGGGCGATCTGAAGATCGACGAATACGTGCATAGCGTGCTGCTGCGAGATCTGGTGGGGCACGACCACCGGCCTGCCGCTTTCCTCACTTATCTGTGGCTGACCTTAGAGGAGCAGCGCCGCGGAGACTCTGTGGCGATCAGCTATGCCAGCCTTGCGGAAGAGCTTGGGATCTCGCGATCGGCGGCGCAAACCGCAATCGCCTGGCTGCTGCAGCGCAAACTGCTCACTGTGCAACGCGAGCACATTACCGCGACGCCGGTGTACACGACGCATCAGCCGTGGTCCCGGCTGCGCCGGGACCGTTCGATCTAA
- the fabG gene encoding 3-oxoacyl-[acyl-carrier-protein] reductase — protein MAGFEGRVALVTGASQGIGRAVAIELGRAGATVALAARNESKLAEVKSEIEAAGGKAESFALDVASEDSIKSVAKEIVARLGAVHILVNNAGVTKDGLVLRMKTADWNDVLTTNLTGAFLLTQALLQPMMKARWGRVINITSVVGETGQAGQANYAASKAGMIGLTKSLAREFASRGITVNAVAPGYIETAMTAVLNDDQKNAMLSVVPLGRAGADADIAAAVRFLASDDASYITGHTLDVNGGMYMG, from the coding sequence ATGGCAGGTTTCGAAGGGCGCGTTGCGCTGGTCACGGGAGCATCGCAGGGCATCGGACGCGCCGTCGCGATCGAGCTCGGACGCGCGGGTGCCACGGTCGCGCTGGCCGCACGCAACGAGAGCAAGCTGGCCGAGGTGAAATCCGAGATCGAGGCTGCAGGTGGCAAGGCCGAGAGCTTCGCGCTCGACGTTGCGAGCGAAGACTCCATCAAGTCTGTCGCCAAGGAGATCGTCGCCAGGCTCGGTGCTGTCCACATCCTGGTCAACAACGCCGGCGTGACGAAGGACGGCCTCGTCCTGCGCATGAAGACCGCCGACTGGAATGACGTGCTGACGACAAACCTGACCGGTGCCTTTCTGCTGACGCAGGCGCTGCTGCAGCCCATGATGAAGGCTCGCTGGGGCCGCGTGATCAACATCACCTCCGTTGTGGGCGAGACCGGACAGGCCGGACAGGCGAACTACGCCGCCAGCAAGGCCGGCATGATCGGCCTGACCAAGTCGCTGGCGCGTGAGTTCGCCAGCCGCGGCATCACCGTAAACGCCGTCGCGCCCGGCTACATCGAAACCGCGATGACCGCCGTTCTGAACGACGACCAGAAGAACGCCATGCTGAGCGTGGTGCCCCTGGGCCGCGCCGGTGCCGACGCCGACATCGCCGCCGCCGTGCGCTTCCTCGCCTCCGACGACGCGAGCTATATCACCGGGCACACGCTCGACGTGAACGGCGGCATGTACATGGGCTAA
- a CDS encoding helix-turn-helix transcriptional regulator: MEQRYIRLPRVQELYAPVSKPTIYRWIAEGRFPRPHKLPGGRAVAWLESEVVACLQGEAA, from the coding sequence ATGGAGCAGCGATACATTCGCCTCCCCAGAGTTCAAGAGCTATACGCGCCCGTGAGCAAGCCCACTATCTATCGGTGGATTGCGGAGGGTCGCTTCCCTCGCCCGCACAAACTGCCAGGTGGTCGCGCTGTCGCGTGGCTTGAGAGCGAAGTCGTGGCCTGCTTGCAAGGGGAAGCGGCCTGA
- a CDS encoding FAD-dependent thymidylate synthase produces the protein MPDNLPDVPASGSPAVTAATEVYAIHGADPEVLAYAMAKYSRSALTLRESLKEISAQRAEQFLNTFYFQYGHRSIADLAHVAFAVERLSLLAAIALVDEPRWDGQERSTRYQDFRKSGYYTPRLDDSAKAELYRSTITHLFDSYQAVGEGMLQELKQHTPRPSTMDEAAYTRTLRARAFDMARYLLPLATNTSLGQITNARTLEQQIARLLGSEYGEIRELGERLREAASGSAWNPTGDTREVKVAPTLVKYTAPSNFAAQSKLALTEAARSLMGDAPIAAMPAESPNVELIVTPPGERLSLEIDLATSLLYPHTHYRYAQLREAVRSLPEQRILELVSLGTVHRGRHDELPRAFAAANGLRFDILMDVGGFRDMHRHRRCVQLLQDYTSAHGFDTPDFPGQPPVSGSAVAAVFAEGMESAMHAYARLGGATVPDTVATASAEGSKLQAHSAAAVPVPEFRANGSLGMTWGKPLASPADGLDFPTDPKPTTVAANPDAAYVLPLATRCRSLFAMDFAQAVYISELRSTPAGHWSYRNVAWQMFQAVQRQYPGLAEHFRIRDPHEPVDLLQR, from the coding sequence ATGCCCGACAACCTGCCTGACGTCCCGGCCAGCGGGAGCCCCGCAGTCACCGCCGCGACCGAGGTGTACGCCATTCACGGCGCCGATCCGGAGGTGCTGGCGTATGCGATGGCGAAGTATTCGCGCAGTGCCCTGACCCTGCGTGAATCGCTGAAAGAGATCAGCGCGCAACGCGCCGAGCAGTTCCTGAACACGTTCTATTTCCAGTACGGTCACCGCTCCATCGCCGACCTGGCGCACGTTGCCTTTGCCGTGGAGCGGCTGAGCCTCCTGGCTGCGATCGCCCTAGTCGACGAGCCGCGCTGGGATGGGCAGGAGCGCTCCACGCGCTACCAGGACTTCCGCAAGTCCGGCTACTACACGCCTCGGCTCGACGACTCGGCGAAGGCGGAGCTGTACCGCTCGACCATCACGCACCTGTTCGACAGCTACCAGGCTGTGGGCGAAGGCATGCTGCAGGAGCTGAAGCAGCACACACCGCGGCCCTCGACCATGGACGAGGCAGCGTATACGCGCACCTTGCGGGCCCGCGCCTTTGACATGGCGCGCTACCTGTTGCCGCTGGCGACGAATACGTCGCTGGGCCAGATCACCAACGCGCGCACGCTGGAGCAACAGATCGCCCGCCTGCTGGGCAGCGAGTACGGCGAGATACGCGAGCTGGGCGAGCGGCTTCGCGAGGCCGCCAGCGGTTCCGCCTGGAACCCGACGGGCGACACGAGGGAGGTGAAGGTTGCGCCGACCCTGGTGAAGTACACGGCACCGAGTAACTTCGCAGCGCAAAGCAAGCTGGCACTCACCGAGGCCGCGCGATCTCTGATGGGGGACGCGCCCATTGCGGCGATGCCGGCTGAGTCTCCCAACGTGGAGCTGATCGTAACGCCGCCCGGCGAGCGGCTCTCACTGGAAATCGACCTTGCAACGTCCCTGCTGTATCCGCACACGCATTACCGCTACGCGCAGTTGCGGGAAGCGGTGCGCAGCCTGCCGGAGCAGCGCATCCTGGAGCTCGTGTCGCTCGGCACCGTGCACCGCGGCCGGCATGACGAGTTGCCGCGCGCCTTTGCCGCGGCGAACGGTTTGCGTTTCGACATCCTGATGGATGTGGGCGGCTTCCGCGACATGCACCGGCACCGCCGCTGCGTGCAGTTGCTGCAGGACTACACGTCTGCGCACGGCTTCGATACGCCAGACTTCCCGGGTCAGCCGCCCGTCAGCGGGTCGGCGGTGGCGGCGGTATTTGCGGAAGGTATGGAATCGGCCATGCACGCGTACGCCCGGCTGGGGGGAGCCACTGTGCCGGACACGGTGGCCACCGCTTCTGCGGAGGGCTCGAAGCTGCAAGCGCACTCGGCGGCTGCTGTTCCCGTCCCGGAGTTCCGCGCGAATGGCTCCCTGGGCATGACGTGGGGCAAACCCCTGGCATCGCCGGCCGACGGTCTCGACTTCCCCACCGACCCGAAACCGACGACTGTAGCCGCAAACCCGGACGCAGCCTATGTGCTGCCGCTGGCCACGCGCTGCCGCTCGCTGTTCGCCATGGACTTTGCGCAGGCGGTGTACATCAGCGAACTGCGCTCCACGCCGGCCGGCCATTGGAGCTATCGCAACGTCGCCTGGCAGATGTTTCAGGCGGTGCAGCGGCAGTATCCGGGGCTGGCGGAACACTTCCGCATCCGCGATCCACACGAGCCGGTGGACCTGCTGCAGCGGTAG
- a CDS encoding VOC family protein has translation MIRGIKFVSIPVLDQDRALHFYTEKLGMRVQTDQAFSPTQRWIELAFSGAETGLVLFTPPGHEDRIGSFQPMSLWCDDVRATAAILKGKGVQFEQEPKQEQWGTSAIFLDGDGNRFVLSSR, from the coding sequence ATGATTCGAGGCATCAAGTTTGTGAGCATCCCGGTGCTTGACCAGGACAGGGCTTTGCACTTCTACACGGAAAAGCTAGGCATGCGCGTGCAGACCGACCAGGCGTTCAGTCCCACGCAGCGGTGGATCGAACTCGCCTTCAGTGGCGCCGAAACGGGTCTCGTCCTGTTTACGCCGCCGGGTCACGAGGACCGCATCGGCAGCTTTCAACCCATGTCGCTATGGTGTGACGACGTCCGCGCAACCGCGGCCATCCTGAAGGGCAAGGGCGTGCAGTTCGAGCAGGAGCCGAAGCAAGAGCAGTGGGGTACGTCGGCCATTTTCCTGGACGGAGACGGAAACCGCTTCGTGCTATCGAGTCGGTAA
- the kdsB gene encoding 3-deoxy-manno-octulosonate cytidylyltransferase, which translates to MLPVVYRNRPVGAKPITAPVAPSSDFSSLGRIVAVIPARLASTRLPRKVVRPLLGRPLLHWVVEAAQCCPQFQQVIVAVDSDEVAELCEQQGWHYQRTDPELPSGTDRMYAVAQSVPADLYVNVQGDEPLLEPAHIDALLRPFLLGSHVEVSTVKTPCSAANITNPNAVKVVTASDGRALYFSRATIPYDRDGTHPPYWKHLGLYAYRRAALLRFAGLHPTALEQTERLEQLRLLENGLSLYVEAVDFDTVGVDTEEDLLRVEALLAGRER; encoded by the coding sequence CTGCTTCCAGTAGTCTACCGGAACAGACCAGTTGGAGCCAAACCAATCACCGCACCTGTCGCACCCTCTTCGGACTTCTCGTCGCTTGGCCGCATTGTTGCGGTCATTCCAGCGCGCCTTGCCTCGACCCGCCTGCCGCGCAAAGTGGTGCGGCCTCTGCTGGGCCGGCCGCTGTTGCACTGGGTGGTGGAGGCGGCACAGTGCTGTCCACAATTCCAGCAGGTGATTGTCGCGGTCGACTCGGACGAGGTTGCCGAGCTGTGCGAACAACAGGGCTGGCACTACCAGCGGACTGACCCGGAACTGCCCAGCGGCACCGACCGCATGTACGCCGTGGCCCAGAGCGTTCCGGCCGATCTCTACGTGAATGTGCAAGGGGACGAGCCGCTGCTGGAGCCCGCCCACATCGACGCGCTACTGCGGCCGTTTCTGCTGGGCAGCCACGTGGAGGTGTCGACCGTGAAGACGCCGTGCTCCGCCGCGAACATCACCAACCCGAATGCAGTCAAGGTCGTGACTGCCTCTGACGGCCGGGCACTATATTTCTCTCGCGCGACCATCCCTTACGATCGCGACGGCACACATCCGCCGTACTGGAAGCACCTGGGGCTGTACGCCTACCGCCGCGCGGCGCTGCTGCGGTTTGCGGGCTTGCACCCAACGGCGCTGGAGCAAACGGAGCGGCTGGAGCAGCTTCGCCTCTTGGAGAACGGCTTGAGCCTCTACGTGGAAGCTGTCGACTTTGACACCGTCGGAGTGGACACGGAAGAAGACCTGCTGCGCGTTGAGGCGCTGCTCGCCGGTCGCGAACGTTAG
- the recA gene encoding recombinase RecA: MADDRGRAIELALAGIEKQFGKGSIMKLGAKDAIVPISVISTGSISFDAALGVGGVPRGRVVEIYGPESSGKTTITLQIVAEAQKQGGICAFVDAEHALDPVYARKLGVDTDNLLISQPDYGEQALEITEALVRSGAIDVLVVDSVAALVPKAELDGEMGDSHVGLQARLMSQALRKLTGTVSKSRTCLIFINQIREKIGVMFGNPETTTGGRALKFYSSVRVDIRRIGAVKEGDVVVGSRTKTKIVKNKVAAPFREAEFDILYGEGISREGDVLDLAVLHNIVDKSGAWYSYAGERIGQGRENVRNFLKTNKDVFGRMDAELRAKLKIGAASTAPVPDAPADGEAKAVEAVGGRKGRG, encoded by the coding sequence ATGGCAGACGATCGCGGCAGAGCCATAGAGCTGGCGCTGGCCGGCATTGAAAAGCAGTTTGGCAAAGGTTCCATCATGAAGCTGGGGGCGAAGGACGCCATCGTTCCCATCTCCGTGATCTCCACCGGTTCCATCAGCTTCGACGCGGCGCTTGGCGTGGGCGGAGTTCCCCGCGGCCGCGTAGTTGAGATCTACGGCCCGGAATCATCCGGTAAGACGACCATCACGCTGCAGATCGTGGCGGAAGCGCAGAAGCAGGGCGGTATCTGCGCGTTTGTGGACGCCGAGCACGCGCTGGACCCCGTCTACGCGCGCAAGCTGGGCGTGGACACGGACAACCTGCTGATTTCGCAACCGGACTACGGCGAGCAGGCGTTGGAGATCACCGAGGCGCTGGTCCGCTCCGGCGCGATCGACGTTCTCGTCGTCGACTCGGTCGCGGCGCTCGTCCCCAAGGCCGAACTCGACGGCGAAATGGGCGACTCGCACGTGGGTCTGCAGGCTCGTCTCATGTCGCAGGCACTGCGTAAGCTGACCGGTACAGTCTCAAAGTCGCGCACCTGCCTCATCTTCATCAACCAGATCCGCGAAAAGATCGGCGTCATGTTCGGCAACCCCGAAACGACGACCGGTGGCCGCGCTCTGAAGTTCTACTCGTCGGTGCGCGTGGACATCCGCCGCATCGGTGCGGTGAAGGAAGGCGACGTGGTCGTGGGATCGCGCACCAAGACCAAGATCGTGAAGAACAAGGTCGCCGCTCCGTTCCGTGAGGCTGAGTTTGACATCCTGTATGGCGAAGGCATCAGCCGCGAGGGCGACGTGCTCGACCTGGCGGTGCTGCACAACATCGTGGACAAGAGCGGCGCGTGGTACAGCTACGCGGGCGAGCGCATCGGACAGGGTCGTGAGAACGTCCGCAACTTCCTGAAGACCAACAAGGACGTCTTCGGCCGCATGGACGCGGAACTGCGCGCCAAGCTGAAGATCGGTGCGGCCTCGACCGCACCGGTTCCAGATGCTCCAGCGGACGGCGAAGCCAAGGCTGTGGAAGCCGTCGGCGGACGCAAGGGTCGCGGGTAA